The following are from one region of the Chromobacterium phragmitis genome:
- a CDS encoding TetR/AcrR family transcriptional regulator, producing the protein MRPKEFDEDAVADAAMRVFWRRGYAATSIQDLVDGTGLSRSSLYNAFDSKHGLYLLALKRYGEVGAANAARLMAPEPLRERLRALLMRVVEDELREQAGPGCLAANAALEAAGRDAAVDAALAEHFRQLEAALLQTLTEARDAGELPAAREPQALARFLMCTIQGLRVLGKGTARQDREARLNDVVEVALSCLA; encoded by the coding sequence ATGAGACCCAAGGAGTTCGACGAAGACGCCGTGGCCGACGCCGCGATGCGCGTGTTCTGGCGGCGCGGCTACGCCGCCACTTCCATCCAGGACCTGGTGGACGGCACCGGCCTGTCGCGCAGCAGCTTGTACAACGCCTTCGACAGCAAGCATGGGCTCTACTTGCTGGCGCTGAAGCGCTATGGCGAAGTGGGTGCGGCCAACGCCGCGCGCCTGATGGCGCCGGAGCCCTTGCGGGAGCGGCTGCGAGCGCTGTTGATGCGGGTGGTGGAGGACGAGTTGCGGGAGCAAGCCGGCCCAGGCTGCCTGGCCGCCAACGCCGCGCTGGAGGCGGCCGGCCGCGATGCGGCGGTGGACGCCGCGCTGGCCGAGCATTTCCGCCAGCTTGAGGCCGCCTTGCTGCAAACGCTGACTGAGGCGCGCGACGCGGGCGAGTTGCCGGCCGCGCGCGAACCTCAAGCGCTCGCCCGTTTCCTGATGTGCACCATCCAGGGCCTGCGCGTATTGGGAAAAGGCACGGCGCGCCAGGACAGGGAGGCGCGGCTGAACGACGTGGTGGAGGTGGCGTTGTCCTGCCTGGCGTAA
- a CDS encoding NAD(P)-dependent oxidoreductase, translating into MSQAQPAAIAVLGTGIIGAAVACNLARKGFAVRAWNRSPDKAQALAADGVAACAAAADAVRGADVVITAGKDGAVVAEAMHQAEAGLAPGQIWLQLATIGLDATADLSAWATARGLVFYDAPVVGTRQPAETGQLVMLAAGPLSHRETAQAAFDAISRRTVWISERPGDGSRLKLVINNWVLALTHGAAETLALAQGLGLDPALALETIAGGPLDVPYLQLKGKAMLAGDYTVSFSVDNAAKDAGLVLAAAEAAGVRMDGAAAGLARFQRAIAAGHGGKDMAATFLA; encoded by the coding sequence ATGAGCCAAGCCCAACCCGCCGCCATCGCCGTGCTCGGCACCGGCATCATCGGCGCCGCCGTGGCGTGCAACCTTGCCCGCAAGGGCTTCGCCGTCCGCGCCTGGAACCGCTCGCCGGACAAGGCGCAGGCGCTGGCCGCCGACGGCGTGGCGGCATGCGCGGCCGCGGCCGACGCGGTTCGCGGCGCCGATGTGGTCATCACCGCCGGCAAGGACGGCGCGGTGGTGGCGGAGGCCATGCACCAGGCAGAGGCCGGGCTCGCGCCGGGCCAAATATGGCTGCAGCTGGCCACCATAGGCCTGGACGCGACCGCCGATCTCAGCGCCTGGGCGACGGCGCGCGGGCTGGTTTTCTACGATGCGCCGGTGGTCGGCACCCGTCAGCCGGCCGAGACCGGACAGCTGGTGATGCTGGCCGCCGGCCCTCTATCCCATCGCGAAACGGCGCAGGCCGCATTCGACGCCATCAGCCGCCGCACCGTCTGGATTTCCGAACGACCGGGCGACGGCAGCCGGCTGAAGCTGGTGATCAACAACTGGGTGCTGGCGCTGACCCACGGCGCGGCGGAAACGCTGGCGCTGGCGCAAGGCTTGGGACTGGACCCGGCCTTGGCGCTGGAAACCATCGCCGGGGGCCCGCTGGACGTGCCTTATCTGCAGTTGAAGGGCAAGGCGATGCTGGCCGGGGATTACACGGTCAGCTTCAGCGTGGACAACGCCGCCAAGGACGCCGGCCTGGTGCTCGCCGCGGCGGAGGCCGCCGGGGTCAGGATGGACGGCGCGGCGGCGGGGCTGGCCCGCTTCCAGCGCGCCATCGCCGCCGGCCACGGCGGCAAGGACATGGCGGCTACCTTCCTCGCCTGA
- a CDS encoding ribonuclease catalytic domain-containing protein: MNVFYEESGNFKVGSIVSRSDASLQVDTQHGKRAKLKSANVFLEFSSPLADFLPATEKLAADIDLDFLWECSPDDEFGYQDLAADYFGHEPSAVEAAALISRLHGAPMYFYKKGKGRYKKAPQDALQAALAGIERKKREQEQIDGWVGELKAGSLPEAIRSQLMQLLWKPDKNTLEFKAFDQASRELNLPPLRLADKVGGIPSVPDYLMAGFQMEFFPRGVGFGKYAPPSEPPELPVSSARAFSIDDANTTEIDDALSVEDLPNGNKRVGIHIAAPTLGVPLDSDIEKMVLSRLSTAYFPGDKITMLPDDVVQAFTLQEGRDCPAFSLYVEVTPEFEPIAFENRIEKVHIGANLRHAELEQVFNEETLANDPGVDYPFKRELVWLWQFAEALEKRRGKYDPTRPVQHDYNIDVADGIVSITIRKRGAPMDKLVSELMILANSEWGRMLAEADIPAMYRAQSMGKVRMTTRPEPHTGLGVAQYAWSTSPLRRASDFINQRQLASMIRGEKPQFAQGDAMLFAILRDFDATYGGYLSFQDKMEYYWCLKYLQQENITEPTAAVIKEDLVRIDGLPLRLRIPGLPELARGDRIQLSVVKVDLLTQEVELRYIGRLDHVEEDLEDEEG; encoded by the coding sequence AGTTTAGTTCGCCGCTGGCGGATTTTCTGCCGGCGACGGAAAAGCTGGCCGCCGACATCGACCTGGATTTCCTGTGGGAATGCAGCCCCGACGACGAATTCGGCTACCAGGATCTGGCCGCCGACTACTTCGGCCACGAGCCGTCCGCGGTGGAGGCCGCGGCGCTGATCAGCCGCCTGCACGGCGCGCCGATGTACTTCTACAAGAAGGGCAAGGGCCGCTACAAGAAGGCGCCGCAGGACGCGCTGCAGGCCGCCCTGGCCGGCATCGAGCGCAAAAAGCGCGAGCAGGAGCAGATTGACGGCTGGGTGGGCGAGCTGAAAGCCGGCTCGCTGCCGGAAGCCATCCGCTCGCAACTGATGCAGCTGTTGTGGAAACCCGACAAAAACACGCTGGAATTCAAGGCCTTCGACCAGGCCAGCCGCGAGCTGAATCTGCCGCCGCTGCGTCTGGCCGACAAGGTGGGCGGCATTCCGTCGGTGCCGGACTACCTGATGGCCGGCTTCCAGATGGAGTTCTTCCCCAGAGGCGTAGGCTTCGGCAAATACGCGCCGCCGAGCGAGCCGCCGGAGCTGCCGGTATCGAGCGCGCGCGCCTTCTCCATCGACGACGCCAACACCACCGAGATCGACGACGCGCTGTCGGTCGAGGATCTGCCCAACGGCAACAAGCGCGTGGGCATCCACATCGCCGCGCCGACGCTGGGCGTGCCGCTGGACTCCGACATCGAGAAAATGGTGCTGTCGCGGCTGTCCACGGCCTATTTCCCCGGCGACAAGATCACCATGCTGCCGGACGATGTGGTGCAGGCCTTCACCTTGCAGGAAGGGCGGGATTGCCCGGCATTCTCGCTGTACGTCGAGGTGACGCCGGAATTCGAGCCGATCGCGTTCGAGAACCGCATCGAGAAAGTGCATATCGGCGCCAACCTGCGCCACGCCGAACTGGAACAGGTATTCAACGAGGAGACGCTGGCCAACGATCCGGGCGTCGACTACCCGTTCAAGCGCGAGCTGGTCTGGCTGTGGCAGTTCGCCGAGGCGCTGGAGAAGCGACGCGGCAAATACGACCCGACGCGCCCGGTGCAGCACGATTACAACATCGACGTGGCCGACGGCATCGTGTCCATCACCATCCGCAAGCGCGGCGCGCCGATGGACAAGCTGGTGTCCGAGCTGATGATCCTGGCCAACAGCGAATGGGGCCGGATGCTGGCCGAAGCCGACATCCCGGCCATGTACCGCGCCCAGAGCATGGGCAAGGTGCGCATGACCACCCGCCCCGAGCCGCACACGGGCCTGGGCGTGGCCCAGTACGCCTGGAGCACCTCGCCGCTGCGCCGCGCCAGCGACTTCATCAACCAGCGCCAGCTGGCGTCCATGATCCGCGGCGAAAAGCCGCAGTTCGCCCAGGGCGACGCCATGCTGTTCGCCATCCTGCGCGACTTCGACGCCACCTACGGCGGCTATCTGTCCTTCCAGGACAAGATGGAATACTACTGGTGCCTGAAGTATCTGCAGCAGGAAAACATCACCGAGCCGACCGCCGCCGTGATCAAGGAAGACCTGGTCCGCATCGACGGCCTGCCGCTGCGCCTGCGCATTCCGGGCCTGCCGGAACTGGCCCGCGGCGACCGCATCCAGCTGTCGGTGGTCAAGGTGGACCTGCTGACCCAGGAGGTGGAGCTGCGCTACATCGGCCGCCTGGACCATGTGGAAGAAGACCTGGAAGACGAAGAGGGCTGA